AACATAGATGGCTCCGAGTCAAAATGGGATTTTAATCCAGCTAAACTCTGCTGGACCCATTCGCTTGTGCCAAGCTACTGACTTCCTGGCTAAGAGCCACcagccatttactccagaggAATCCTCTTCAGAGCCACCCTGCAATAAGCCAGCCTATGGATGGGGGCCTTGGCTTGGAAAGGCACACAAAGTCCCAGCGGTGAAAAAATCTGGGGCACAgctagggagggggaaagaggcttAAAGGTACCTCTGTGTCCAAATCTCTCCATAAACAGTGTCCTGCCCAGCTTTCGGTCAAGGTGAGGAAATCAAGCATCCAGCAGGCCCTTAGCGGCACAGTTCAAGGTGTCCTCCTGACCCATAAAGCCTTCAGgttgccaacagacctggaggaaaaggctgtggacccctaaTAATATGTGGAAATGAGCAGGTTTAGCTTTCCTCAGCATGGAAAGGACCAGTCAATAAGACCCCATTAAGCCTCTCCTAAGGACTTTGTCTTGAAAAAGCGAGCTGAGTTCAAGGGGCAGATCCAGGGTCAGGGGAGAGAGCTTGGCTTGCAAAGCAAAAGAAGGCCTGTTCTGTCACAGTCTCCCGAACAAAACACAGTCAGTTAGACTGGTAGGattatttccttcccccctctcccccccccccaatcctttgcatatttaatctCTGCCAACAGGGCCAGCcacatgtcagaattccagaggtggaCACAGGCCACATGagctttccctctctccttccgaTGACCTTTAGCCCCGCGTGCCCTGTTATGCACGCCCCGTGGACTCCAAGCGGCACCTGCCCCGTTCACCTCCTTTTCTGTTGTTGGCCACAGATCCATGTCAGTGACCTGCAGCGGAAACAGAACGAGATGTGGTACATCCACCTCCACGCGCTTGTCCACCTCGTGGCCGTTGCGGCCGTGGATGTCTTTTTCCATTACTTCTATATCCTGACCATTCCTTCGGACATGAAGTTTGTGCACCGCCTCTCCGACTGGGCACTGGGTAAGCAGTCATGTCTGAACACTCCTGGTGGGCCTAGCCCCCGTCCCTGAGGAATCTAACCTGCATTGACCTGCCTGAGAAGATGACGCccttgcttcccttcccttcccttcccttcccttcccttcccttcccttcccttcccttcccttcccttcccttcccttcccttcccttcccttcccttcccttcccccttccccttccccttccccttccccttccccttccccttccccttccccttccccttccccttccccttccccttccccttccctccctctttgtaTTTCCTCCGACAGCTGGCTTGGCTTACTCCAACCTGGTGTACGACTGGGTCAAAGCAGCAGTGATGTTCGGGGTCGTCAACACCATCGCGAGGTTGGACCACCTGGACCCGCCTCAGCCCCCCAAGTGTATCACCATGCTCTACGTCTTTGCAGAAACGTGAGTGTCCACGGCTGCAGGCAGGGTGGTCAGCCAGAACTTTAGAGAAAGGTACAGAAAGTTATCAGAGGCATGTCtggaggcaggcagacagacagacaggcaggcaggcagatagatGTGAATCAGACATGAGGTAGTGGTCccagtttaatttttaaagtggATGTGTCTTACGTTGGCAGAGTCCAAATGTGCCAAGAAAAtggcagcaccaggctgcttaaaaaatagttttattaagagaaacaaactttgtacagaATGGAGAGAGAGGGGGCTAACTAACCATCTAACTGTTGTTCAGtctttctgttctggaggcaagcagggaggaagtgtgctcaaagcaaCACTAAGTCTCTAAGTGAACCAATCAGGAGGAAGTGATTTGAAAAATGCTGATTGAAATAGGCTATGTCCCTTCATATTCTGCTCAGCACACAGTGCATATTTTGCATCTTCCCACGCAGATATAAGTGCTTGTATGCGGGGCTTCTGTGTAAATGCCAGAGAGGGAGTCATGATCCAAGACCAATGAATGAAGAAAACCtatgagatttcttttttaaatgttcctttttGTCCTGCAGGCACTTCGACAGAGGAATTAACGACTGGCTATGCAAGTAAGCCTGCCCCTCGatgtctttttcctttccttgggTCCTCAGCCTCTGCTTGTGAGACGGGAGACATGCATGATTAGGCCTGAAGAATTTCTAGGATGgttgcctctctaggaattgctggaaactctttgATACAAGCTGTTGAGTTCCGAACAATTCCTAGAGAAGCCTGAGACCACCAAtggctgctttttaaatttttcaactagatggcctgggtggccccttccctctgagtctagttcaaccgtggaaggggctgccggaggaggtggggagctccccctcactggccgtcttcaagcagtggctggacagagacttatcctgggtgcttgaggctgatcctgcactgagcagtgggtgggactagatggcctccatggccccttcccactctgggattctgtgatgACTCCGCTATTTTTTACAACTGTGGGGAAACATCTTCACCTGAAACCTCTACCTTTAAAAAGCCTACTGACAGGAGATGGTTGTCTGCTTTTGCTTTCTGACTCCCAGGTATGTCTATGATTATATTGGTGAGAACCACGACAGCATCTTGAAGGAGCTCCTTGCGACAATCTCCACCTTTGTGGTCACCACCCTGTGGCTGGGGCCCTGCGAAATTGTTTACATCTGGTCCGTCTGCAACTGCTTTGGCCTCAATTTTGAGCTTTGGGTACAGAAGTTCTTTCAGCTGAAGCCGTTTGCGGAGAAGGAGGTGAGACGCACCTTCAAGTCTTGATCTGTTCCAGGCCTTGGCTActgtgtcctgtggctggccctccagaggaaccagctggTCACAGTCCAAGaccggatgctggactggatggaccactggtctcatccagtaaGGCTCTTCTGGTGTTATTATGAGGGCCTCAACTTTGTGGCAGGTTGTCCAGAgagactggttggccactgtgtgagacaggaggctggactagatggacccctggtctgacccagcagggctcttctgagggtcttaggaaggactcggcctctgtgcccagctgttggccctgcagaggaactggttggcccctgggtaagatgggaggctggactggatggactactggtctgatccagcagggctctatgTTCTTAAAATAATTTTGAGAAGAAATCTTGCCTTTGACCTCTATCAAACTCTAGTCTTGTGCTTCTCTCCTGGGCAGGCCAAGATGTCGGAAGCCATGTCCAGGAGAATCCGAGGCTTCTTTGGAGCAGCTAATTTTTGGGCGATTGTCCTCTACAACATTCTTGCCCTCAACAGCTTGGACTTTGCTCTCCTTGTTTCTCAGAGAATTCTCCTATCAGGTAAAGTTCCTCACAAGATCTTTCATTCCCCTTGGAGTGTCTGAGAAGGCTTTTGTCCTCCAGCCAAACCAAGCAGAGTGTCaggctagaatctgggagacccgggttcgaatccctactctgcttTGGAgctttgctgggtgatcttgggctaattcAGCCTCTCTCTCAGCCaagcctgcctcgcagggttgttttgaagatagaatggaggaggagaaggcaacaGTGTCAGCCTCTTTGGGTCGAAAGGTGGGTTATTAATGAagtaaataacaaaataataaaataaataattgctcACATCTCTAACCTGCTGAAGACCTGCAGCCGTGGCCTACAAGAACTGTTTGGAATAAATGTTGAAAACTTCCCtttggcttctccccctccctttctaagACGCGCCCTTTTTTCTTTGTTCTATCTGtactggagacaagcagggaggaagtgtgctcaaaagagcaggaagtctccaattcagccaatcaggacacagaaggagaCTATTGGAAAAATATCAGGACATTCCTAACCTAACCGTGCTAAATGCAtatctcctctgctgccccctgcGGGACATTCTTCATATGACTTTGACTCATGCCCTCTGCAAATCCTGCATCTTCCCACAACAACAACCACCTAGGGAGGTCGGGTATGACGGTGGGGCGGGCTCAAGAGTTAGTGACTGGCCCATCGTCTCCCAAGCCATGTAGCTCTTGGGGTTCTCTGGAGAGAGGGAAGAATTATTGGACCACTTCAAGCCCATGGTCCAGATCTCGCTCAGGGACTGATTCAGATAGCTGcatcagtctgaagcagcaaaacaaaattggagtcccGCAGCATCATTAAGGCCAGCAAAGTGTTGAATCTGGGGATCGGCTTTCAGGGGTGTCTGAAGAGTGGCCCTGCACCcggaagcttctacccagaactcAAACTTCTTTGACCTTAAAGGTGGACTCAACTTTTTTCCTGGGGGCTGCTCGTTCCTGGCGGGACCCACTAGTATAGACATCTCCTCCCGTCtgactgtctccccttccctccggGCCTCAGGTTTCCCCCTCAGCACCTTATCCATCTGGTTCGTCACCTACTGCGGCGTGCAGCTGATCAAGGAGAGAGAACGgttcctggccctcctggaggagaaggaaggcaaGGAGAAGGGCGAGTGAAGCCGCAGAGAGACGGCGCCCACTTCTAAGATGGCTGCCGCTGCTCAGGCTCCTAACAGGCGGGCCAAAGCCACCTTCCGAGTGTTCAGCCCCCGGCCTCAAAGCCGTCCTGCCAGCCGTGTACAAATTCACCTGTTTCATAATATCCTTTTCccatttaaataaaaaagaatgtTTTTCTATAAGATGTCAAAGCGACTGGTGTGCGTCTGGGTTTCTGTTTCATGAGACCTGTGAAGATGTGAAGCTGCAGTATACTGAATGTtgccatcagaagaagaagaaaagctggtttgtgtagcccgcttttcactgctggaaggagtctcaaaaaggtctacaatcatcttcctttcctctcccctcaacaggcaccctgtaagatAGAGAGAACTGATCCATGAGAACAtatctgagagaattgtgactagctcacggtcactcagatggctgcgGAGGAGAAGTGGGCACttgacatagtggttaagagcagcagcctctaacctggagaaccggctTTGCTTCCCTGTTCCTACTCATGCAGTCAGcttgttgaccttgggctagtcacagttctcttagagctgttctcacagagcagttctatcagagctctctcagccccacctatctcacagggtgactgttgcggggagaggaaggggagggcattTGTGagccggctgagtgaccttgggccaggtacaaaaaaagaagagctggggggttttgcattgaaggaatctcaaagcggcttccaatcgccttcccttcctctccgtacaGCAGACaccattttatccagaggaactgatgctGGAGATCTGTGGTAATTCCGGgagctctcccagtcccaccgGAAGGCCAGCAACTATTTATCTTTGTCTGTCTCACTGTCCACCTGGAAGTGAGTCAGGGTTGATGGAAACCTtaatgctttaggacaggggtagtcaaactgcggccctccagatgt
This Paroedura picta isolate Pp20150507F chromosome 11, Ppicta_v3.0, whole genome shotgun sequence DNA region includes the following protein-coding sequences:
- the HHATL gene encoding protein-cysteine N-palmitoyltransferase HHAT-like protein; translation: MGIKAALPSYELGLYALVVLCAILYSGHDIFETSRESMNRKTFRENIRPGWHYFGRKMDTADFEWAMWFTSFRNFIIFALSGHVLFAKICSMTAPQHRAATYMVYGVVAVFGTLGGTYLMIVLVHCLVLYTVALAKQRWLCFVAGLCSLASFKVEPFSTWQNGFVTGTFDLQDVLFYGGTGFSIMRCMSFALENCDRKEGNFSIFALLKYNFYLPFFFFGPIMTFDRFHDQIHVSDLQRKQNEMWYIHLHALVHLVAVAAVDVFFHYFYILTIPSDMKFVHRLSDWALAGLAYSNLVYDWVKAAVMFGVVNTIARLDHLDPPQPPKCITMLYVFAETHFDRGINDWLCKYVYDYIGENHDSILKELLATISTFVVTTLWLGPCEIVYIWSVCNCFGLNFELWVQKFFQLKPFAEKEAKMSEAMSRRIRGFFGAANFWAIVLYNILALNSLDFALLVSQRILLSGFPLSTLSIWFVTYCGVQLIKERERFLALLEEKEGKEKGE